GTCGAATTCGACGAGATCGGGACACGTCTCCCGCGATGGTAGGCGCGCGGCGGTCAGGAATGGCCCATCGAGGACGACACGCCACGATCGGTGTAGATCCGCAACCTGCCCTCGATCAGCGGGTCACCGGACCAATGCGATCATCAGCCGATCCAGCTCCACCGCCGGGTCGTCGGTCAGTCCGGCGTGGACGGCACCGGTCTGCACGACCGTGCTGCGCGGCGCGGTCAGCCAACGGAAGCGCTGCCCGAGGCTCGTCTGACACGCGGGCACCTGTCGGTCGGCGCCCGAGCACACCTGTTCCACGGACCGCAGCGCCGCGACGACGGACTCCACGTCGACGTCGCGGTCGAGTGCCCGGAGGCGATCGGTGTCCAGCTCGACGGCGGCGCCGAGGAAGTCGAGCCTGCCGCAGTACAGCAGGACCCCGGCGTTGATCGACTCCGCGCGCTCGATGCGGGGCATCACACGCAGCGTCGCGTATTCGAACACGGCGAGCTCGCTCATGTCGTCCCTCCGGGAAGCCAGCGCGGAGCCGACTCGATTCGACGCAGGAAGTGGCTCACATAGGCCGCTCGGCGTTCGGCGGCGTCGGATCCGCCGTCCGCGTCGATCAACCACGGATCGGGCACGAGGGCCACGACCTCGGTGAGCAGCGACTCGGTCACCGCGGGCGCCAGCTCGCGATGGACGCCCGCGAGGTCGGCCGCGTGGCGCACGAGCACGTGATCGTCCGATCGGAAGGGTCGAGTCGCCGCCGTCCCCGCCCGAGGCCAGTCGTGATGAAACCAGAGAGCCGCGCCGTGGTCGATCAACCACAGCTCGCGAT
This genomic stretch from Actinoalloteichus hoggarensis harbors:
- a CDS encoding DUF3037 domain-containing protein; amino-acid sequence: MSELAVFEYATLRVMPRIERAESINAGVLLYCGRLDFLGAAVELDTDRLRALDRDVDVESVVAALRSVEQVCSGADRQVPACQTSLGQRFRWLTAPRSTVVQTGAVHAGLTDDPAVELDRLMIALVR